One segment of Oscillospiraceae bacterium MB08-C2-2 DNA contains the following:
- the hisS gene encoding histidine--tRNA ligase, translating into MAQKIQSIRGTRDVFPPDSAKWQYVESKALEVARRFGIEEIRVPTIEKTELFTRSVGETTDVVQKEMYTFDKGKESITLRPEGTAGTVRAVMENGLLGGALPLKLCYLVSCFRHERPQAGRLREFHQFGAEYFGAASPSADAEVIHLAAQVLEELGIGGVSLHINSIGCPKCRPGYNQKLREYFGAYREQLCETCKDRLERNPLRLLDCKEEGCQAIAKDAPLILDHLCEECSDHFDGLKVRLESMGLPYSINPKIVRGLDYYTKTVFEFITDTIGAQGTVCGGGRYDGLVSEMGGPATPALGFGMGLERIIMVMEAAGVPLPGPKAPLLYIGSIGEKAERFALELTAQLRRAGLPVQCDIMGRSVKAQMKYADKLGARFSCILGDNELTEGSAQIKEMSTGESSATALTVEGIVERIASNLSGEKGE; encoded by the coding sequence ATGGCACAGAAAATACAGTCGATCCGGGGCACCCGGGATGTATTCCCGCCGGATTCCGCCAAGTGGCAGTATGTGGAAAGCAAGGCGCTGGAAGTAGCCCGCCGCTTTGGCATTGAGGAGATTCGGGTTCCCACCATTGAAAAAACCGAGCTGTTCACTCGTTCGGTAGGTGAAACCACCGATGTGGTGCAAAAGGAAATGTATACTTTTGATAAAGGCAAGGAATCCATTACCCTGCGCCCCGAGGGAACCGCCGGAACGGTGCGGGCTGTCATGGAAAACGGCCTGCTGGGCGGGGCCCTCCCCCTCAAGCTCTGCTATCTGGTCAGCTGTTTCCGCCACGAGCGGCCGCAAGCTGGCCGACTGCGGGAGTTCCACCAGTTCGGTGCCGAATATTTCGGGGCGGCTTCCCCTTCGGCGGATGCAGAGGTCATTCATCTGGCGGCGCAGGTTTTGGAGGAGCTGGGCATTGGCGGAGTTTCCCTCCACATCAATTCCATCGGCTGCCCCAAGTGCCGCCCGGGCTATAACCAAAAGCTGCGGGAATATTTCGGTGCCTATCGGGAACAGCTTTGCGAAACCTGCAAGGATCGCTTGGAGCGCAACCCTCTGCGCTTGCTGGACTGCAAGGAAGAAGGCTGTCAGGCGATTGCCAAGGATGCCCCGCTGATTCTCGATCACCTATGCGAGGAATGCAGTGATCACTTTGATGGCCTGAAGGTTCGCCTTGAAAGCATGGGCTTGCCTTACAGCATCAACCCTAAAATTGTTCGGGGTCTGGATTATTATACAAAAACTGTTTTTGAGTTTATCACCGATACCATCGGCGCACAGGGAACGGTCTGCGGCGGCGGCCGCTACGATGGTCTTGTATCCGAAATGGGTGGGCCGGCCACCCCGGCTCTTGGCTTTGGAATGGGGCTTGAGCGTATTATTATGGTAATGGAGGCAGCGGGCGTTCCTTTGCCCGGGCCTAAGGCGCCCCTTCTGTATATTGGGAGCATCGGTGAAAAAGCGGAGCGCTTTGCTTTGGAGCTGACGGCGCAGCTTCGGCGGGCCGGCTTGCCGGTTCAGTGCGATATTATGGGCCGGAGCGTTAAGGCGCAGATGAAATACGCCGATAAGCTGGGCGCACGTTTTTCCTGCATTTTGGGGGATAATGAGCTGACGGAGGGTTCGGCACAGATTAAGGAAATGTCCACCGGGGAAAGCAGTGCCACTGCTTTGACAGTGGAAGGAATTGTGGAAAGAATCGCATCCAATTTAAGCGGAGAAAAGGGAGAATAA
- a CDS encoding methylglyoxal synthase has protein sequence MNVALIAHDAKKELMVQFCIAYCGILSRHNLCATGTTGKLVSEATGLEIVKFLSGHQGGAQQIASRIACNEIDLLLFFRDPITRNGAEPDSNNLLHICDVRNIPVATNIATGEALIHALERGDLDWRDIVNTGSSGAY, from the coding sequence ATGAATGTGGCGTTGATCGCACACGATGCCAAAAAGGAGCTGATGGTTCAGTTCTGCATCGCTTATTGCGGAATTCTGAGCCGGCATAATCTTTGCGCCACCGGAACCACCGGCAAGCTGGTATCCGAGGCCACTGGGCTGGAGATTGTGAAGTTTCTCAGCGGGCATCAAGGCGGAGCACAGCAGATTGCTTCCCGCATTGCCTGCAATGAAATTGATCTGCTCCTGTTTTTCCGGGATCCCATTACCCGCAATGGAGCCGAACCGGATTCCAACAATTTGCTGCATATTTGTGATGTGCGCAATATTCCGGTAGCTACCAACATTGCAACCGGTGAGGCTTTGATCCATGCTCTTGAGCGTGGTGACCTTGATTGGCGTGATATTGTGAATACAGGCAGCAGCGGCGCTTATTAA
- a CDS encoding cellulose synthase operon protein YhjQ/BcsQ, producing MSIVCVTSGKGGTGTSCVTAYLGAALACMNRRILLLELGPKSLDIITGTMEDGVFDLGDILEGRCEPQQAVVESTFQPGLFLLPGATHFRPASYEQIKAVVDQLAGQFDDTFIDCGISWATFPQLLEKADQVLAVTSPELMGARAVGRMTQLLSQAAFENARLIINKVPVNFVPANNIHDLDDVIDMAGLRLMGVLPYSRDIRQSSLGGRPLNQQSMAGQIFGAMAGRLMGEQVSLIIG from the coding sequence GTGAGCATCGTATGTGTGACATCGGGTAAAGGCGGAACAGGCACCTCCTGTGTGACAGCCTATTTGGGAGCCGCTTTGGCTTGCATGAATCGGCGAATCCTTCTATTGGAGCTGGGGCCGAAATCCTTGGATATTATCACTGGCACCATGGAAGATGGCGTTTTTGATCTTGGTGATATTTTGGAAGGGCGATGTGAACCGCAGCAGGCGGTTGTGGAAAGCACCTTTCAGCCGGGGCTGTTTCTGCTCCCCGGAGCGACCCATTTTCGGCCGGCTTCTTATGAGCAGATAAAAGCTGTGGTGGATCAGCTGGCAGGGCAGTTCGATGATACTTTTATTGATTGCGGTATAAGTTGGGCCACTTTTCCCCAGCTTTTAGAGAAAGCGGATCAGGTGCTGGCTGTAACCTCCCCGGAGCTGATGGGAGCCAGAGCGGTTGGACGCATGACCCAGCTTCTCAGTCAAGCCGCTTTTGAAAATGCAAGGCTCATTATCAATAAGGTGCCTGTGAATTTTGTTCCGGCCAACAACATACACGATCTGGACGATGTCATCGATATGGCGGGGCTGCGGCTTATGGGGGTTCTCCCTTACAGCCGTGATATACGCCAAAGCTCCCTTGGGGGCAGGCCGCTGAACCAGCAGAGCATGGCAGGCCAGATTTTCGGTGCAATGGCAGGTCGGCTGATGGGGGAGCAGGTTTCTCTCATAATTGGCTGA
- a CDS encoding penicillin-binding transpeptidase domain-containing protein, whose amino-acid sequence MKFSTIRLRRWILAALIVAVMVVFVARLVNIQIVDSAMYKKMVEGGYVSTQTVKAVRGEIVDRNGQPLAVNRMGFDVIVDKAFFPSDRQNEIILKLINLLEELGEDWNDLLPITETAPYTFKDGYEGDVEKLKAFLGAQPYATVEDVIFWLTERYELEKYSPQDARRIASVRYEMERRGFAVNVPYTFASDIQMSSVIPIKERGRDLAGVDVVENAIRQYPNGTIAPHIIGTIGAIYAEEYPELKKNGYLMDDIIGKNGIEREFESQLRGKNGKREIYISLSGEVIEAAETIAPTPGNTVSLTLDMELQRIGQEALARQIKYLQDTAPEGEGKEANAGSAVMLNAKTGEVLAMVTYPSYDLSTYRQDYSTLIQDTVGAPLLNRALNGKYAPGSTFKPVVALAGLSSGVIDAHSTVNCTRVYTFYPDYPATCLGYHGLIDVNRALSVSCNIFFYDVGRRTGITTINDFAAQLGLGESTGIQIPEYIGQRSDPEVKKAQMGEVWYPGDVIQSAIGQLLNQYSTLQLANYAATLGNRGQRMQVSIVKEIRDYSMDTVVEAFDPVVADRVDAPDEAFETVIAGMVTASRSGTAIRHFGNYPVDVASKTGTPQTPDYPNSVFIAFAPAEDPQVAIAVIIEKGWHGYTGAPVAKELFDAYFGYDKVVDIPLSGESSLPEESASSKPESQNAASSESEQSPAA is encoded by the coding sequence ATGAAATTTAGCACCATTCGTCTGCGCCGCTGGATTCTGGCCGCTTTGATTGTGGCTGTGATGGTGGTTTTTGTTGCACGGTTGGTCAACATACAGATTGTCGACAGCGCGATGTACAAAAAGATGGTGGAAGGCGGATATGTCAGCACCCAAACGGTTAAGGCAGTGCGGGGCGAGATTGTTGACCGCAACGGGCAGCCGCTGGCGGTGAACCGCATGGGCTTTGATGTGATTGTGGATAAGGCGTTTTTTCCATCCGATCGGCAGAATGAGATTATTCTTAAGCTGATCAATTTGCTGGAAGAACTGGGAGAAGATTGGAACGATCTGCTGCCCATTACCGAAACGGCACCTTATACCTTTAAAGACGGGTATGAGGGAGATGTGGAAAAGCTAAAGGCCTTTTTGGGTGCCCAGCCCTATGCCACGGTGGAGGATGTTATCTTCTGGCTGACCGAGCGGTATGAGCTGGAGAAGTACTCCCCACAGGATGCCCGGCGCATTGCCAGTGTACGGTATGAGATGGAACGCCGGGGCTTTGCGGTGAATGTACCCTATACCTTTGCCAGCGACATTCAAATGTCCTCGGTTATTCCCATTAAGGAACGAGGCCGTGATCTGGCGGGAGTGGATGTGGTGGAAAACGCCATTCGCCAATACCCCAACGGAACCATTGCGCCCCACATCATCGGCACCATCGGTGCGATATATGCAGAAGAGTATCCCGAGCTGAAAAAGAACGGTTACCTTATGGATGATATCATCGGTAAAAATGGGATTGAGCGGGAGTTTGAATCCCAGCTTCGGGGCAAAAACGGCAAGCGGGAAATATACATCAGTCTCAGCGGCGAGGTCATTGAAGCCGCCGAAACCATTGCCCCCACACCGGGCAACACGGTTTCTTTAACTTTGGATATGGAGCTGCAAAGAATCGGGCAGGAAGCCTTGGCTCGGCAGATTAAATACTTGCAGGATACAGCACCCGAGGGAGAAGGCAAGGAGGCCAACGCCGGTTCGGCGGTGATGCTGAATGCCAAAACCGGCGAGGTGCTGGCAATGGTAACCTATCCTTCCTATGATCTTTCCACCTACCGGCAGGATTACAGCACTTTGATTCAGGATACCGTGGGGGCCCCTCTCCTTAATCGGGCTCTCAACGGAAAATACGCCCCCGGTTCTACCTTTAAGCCGGTTGTGGCTTTGGCTGGTCTGAGCAGTGGGGTGATTGATGCCCACTCCACTGTCAACTGCACCCGGGTGTATACCTTTTATCCCGATTATCCGGCCACTTGCCTTGGGTATCACGGCCTGATTGATGTGAACCGGGCCTTGAGTGTTTCCTGCAACATTTTCTTTTATGATGTAGGGCGCCGTACCGGCATCACCACCATCAATGATTTTGCAGCACAACTGGGCTTGGGAGAGTCCACCGGCATTCAGATTCCTGAATATATCGGGCAGCGCTCTGATCCTGAGGTAAAAAAGGCGCAGATGGGCGAGGTTTGGTATCCCGGTGACGTTATCCAGTCGGCAATCGGCCAGCTTTTGAATCAGTATTCCACCTTGCAGCTTGCTAATTATGCCGCCACCCTCGGCAATCGGGGCCAGCGGATGCAGGTGAGCATCGTTAAGGAAATACGGGATTATTCTATGGATACAGTGGTGGAAGCTTTTGATCCGGTTGTGGCCGATCGGGTGGATGCCCCTGACGAAGCTTTTGAGACTGTGATCGCCGGTATGGTCACGGCCTCCCGCAGTGGTACCGCGATCCGGCATTTCGGCAATTACCCGGTGGATGTGGCCTCTAAGACCGGTACCCCTCAGACTCCCGATTACCCCAACTCGGTGTTTATCGCCTTTGCTCCCGCTGAGGACCCCCAGGTGGCTATAGCGGTGATTATTGAAAAGGGCTGGCACGGTTATACCGGTGCACCGGTTGCCAAAGAGCTTTTTGATGCTTATTTTGGCTATGATAAGGTGGTGGATATTCCTTTGTCGGGGGAAAGCTCTCTCCCTGAGGAAAGCGCTTCTTCCAAACCGGAATCTCAAAATGCTGCTTCCAGTGAATCGGAGCAGAGCCCGGCGGCTTAA
- the mreC gene encoding rod shape-determining protein MreC has product MKDFLSSVRFKILLAVLALLVGFMIQAVYTGGTAPLLSQIFSFITTPLQQASASLARSAGEFFDKFLRADEIAAENEFLRQQVNSLRENQVEYDRMKHENEQFREILGVKEKLSDLEIEMASVIARDPSDRFYSFMIGKGSVDGISPLDPVMTPDGLVGYVSEVGATYSKVITLLDVSIDVGAFASAARDIGIVSGTVEMASQGMCQMEYLPRESTVAKGDLILTSGGALYPKDLVIGVVEDVRTSSHGTSLVASIKPAADIRNVKDVVVITHFEGQGLE; this is encoded by the coding sequence GTGAAGGATTTTCTCAGCAGTGTACGTTTTAAAATTCTGCTGGCGGTTCTGGCTCTGCTGGTGGGCTTTATGATTCAGGCCGTTTATACCGGCGGCACCGCTCCGCTGCTTTCTCAAATTTTTTCCTTTATAACCACTCCCCTGCAGCAGGCGTCGGCCTCCCTTGCCCGGAGTGCCGGCGAATTTTTTGATAAATTTTTGCGGGCCGATGAAATCGCCGCTGAAAATGAATTCCTGCGTCAGCAGGTCAATTCTCTGCGGGAAAATCAGGTGGAATATGACCGGATGAAGCATGAAAATGAGCAGTTCCGGGAGATTCTAGGTGTAAAGGAAAAGCTTTCTGATCTGGAAATTGAAATGGCCTCGGTCATTGCCCGGGACCCCAGCGACCGGTTTTATTCCTTCATGATCGGCAAAGGTTCTGTGGATGGCATTTCACCCCTGGATCCGGTTATGACCCCCGATGGTTTGGTGGGTTATGTTTCGGAGGTGGGGGCCACCTATTCCAAGGTGATCACCCTGCTGGATGTTTCCATTGATGTGGGTGCCTTTGCCAGCGCTGCCCGGGATATCGGCATTGTCAGCGGCACAGTGGAAATGGCTTCTCAAGGGATGTGCCAGATGGAATATCTCCCCCGGGAAAGCACAGTGGCCAAGGGCGATTTGATTCTGACCAGCGGTGGGGCGCTTTACCCCAAGGATTTGGTGATCGGCGTGGTGGAGGATGTGCGCACCAGCAGCCATGGAACCAGCCTTGTGGCATCCATTAAGCCGGCCGCCGATATCCGCAACGTAAAGGATGTGGTGGTTATCACCCACTTTGAAGGTCAGGGATTGGAGTAA
- a CDS encoding rod shape-determining protein: MFSKDIGIDLGTANTLIFMKGKGIIMREPSVVAVDIRNDTVRYVGKEAKEVIGRTPGSIVAVRPLKDGVIADFDITASMLQIFIKKVLNNSWFSRPRIIICIPSGVTDVERRAVKEAAFKAGAKQVSIIEEPMAAAIGANLPVAEATGSMVVDIGGGTTEVAVISLGGIVASRSVRVAGDELDSAIIQYIKKKYNLLIGERTAENIKINIGSAYPYEGEEEYEIKGRNLVDGLPKNIFITPEEIRIAIADPVASILDAIRTTLERTPPELSADIIDHGITLTGGGAMLRGLDALITHETGMPVHIAENPLDCVAEGAGKALDNIQILSEIRADSERK, translated from the coding sequence ATGTTTTCGAAGGATATTGGAATTGATTTGGGTACGGCAAACACCTTAATTTTTATGAAGGGCAAAGGCATTATTATGAGGGAGCCCTCTGTTGTTGCGGTGGATATCCGCAACGATACAGTTCGTTATGTTGGTAAGGAAGCCAAGGAGGTTATCGGGCGTACACCCGGCTCCATTGTTGCGGTGCGTCCTTTGAAGGACGGCGTTATTGCGGATTTTGATATCACCGCCAGCATGCTCCAGATTTTCATCAAAAAAGTGCTGAACAACAGCTGGTTTTCCCGCCCCCGCATCATTATTTGCATTCCCTCCGGTGTTACCGATGTGGAGCGCCGGGCTGTGAAGGAAGCTGCTTTCAAAGCCGGTGCCAAGCAGGTTTCCATCATTGAGGAGCCTATGGCGGCGGCCATTGGCGCAAATCTCCCCGTAGCCGAAGCCACCGGCAGCATGGTGGTGGATATTGGCGGCGGCACCACCGAGGTGGCCGTGATTTCCCTTGGCGGCATTGTTGCCTCCCGGTCGGTTCGTGTGGCCGGTGACGAGCTGGACAGCGCCATCATCCAGTATATCAAGAAGAAATACAACCTGCTTATCGGTGAGCGCACCGCTGAGAACATCAAAATCAACATCGGTTCTGCCTACCCCTACGAAGGGGAAGAAGAATACGAAATCAAGGGCCGTAATCTGGTGGATGGCCTGCCTAAGAATATTTTTATTACCCCGGAGGAAATCCGCATCGCCATTGCCGATCCTGTTGCTTCCATCTTGGATGCGATCCGCACCACGCTGGAGAGAACCCCTCCTGAGCTTTCGGCGGATATCATTGACCACGGCATCACTCTCACCGGCGGCGGCGCTATGCTCCGTGGGCTGGATGCGCTGATCACCCACGAAACCGGAATGCCGGTGCACATTGCCGAAAACCCGCTGGACTGTGTAGCCGAGGGTGCGGGCAAGGCGCTGGATAACATTCAGATTCTCAGTGAAATCCGTGCCGATTCTGAAAGGAAGTAG
- the dut gene encoding dUTP diphosphatase, whose amino-acid sequence MQQLRVQKLKPTAVLPQRATEGSAGYDLCACLEQPLTLPAGGRVLVPTGIAIQLEGPSYAAFVFGRSGLGIKRGIVPSNGVGVVDSDYRGEIMVGLTNHGQEDYQIAPGERIAQMVIMPVATPQLVEAEALEDTQRGQGGFGSTGR is encoded by the coding sequence ATGCAGCAGCTGCGTGTTCAAAAATTAAAACCAACCGCCGTGCTGCCCCAAAGAGCCACTGAGGGCAGTGCCGGCTACGATCTTTGTGCCTGTTTGGAGCAGCCTCTCACCCTTCCCGCAGGGGGGCGGGTGCTGGTGCCTACCGGCATTGCTATCCAGTTGGAGGGGCCGAGCTATGCCGCCTTTGTCTTTGGCCGCAGCGGCTTGGGCATCAAGCGGGGGATTGTTCCTTCCAATGGAGTTGGGGTGGTGGATTCCGATTACCGGGGTGAAATTATGGTGGGCCTGACCAACCATGGTCAGGAGGATTACCAGATTGCACCCGGTGAGCGAATTGCCCAGATGGTGATTATGCCGGTGGCAACCCCACAGCTTGTGGAGGCGGAGGCGCTGGAGGATACCCAGAGAGGGCAGGGTGGCTTTGGCTCCACTGGCCGGTAG
- a CDS encoding U32 family peptidase gives MRKMEILAPAGGMESLTAGVLCGADAVYLGGKGFNARRGAQNFDGDELAQAVSFCHVRGVKVYLALNTLVFDRELNGLLEAIEEACALGVDGLIVQDLAVAALVRKVAPTLPLHASTQMAVHNLDGVKKLEELGFVRAVLARELSAREIAAISAGSPMELECFVHGALCMSVSGQCYMSSMIGGRSGNRGLCAQPCRLPFAAGNSSHALSLKDLSLVEKLESIKEAGVVSLKIEGRMKRPEYVAAAVTACREALEGKRPDVESLRAVFSRTGFTSSYLDGKLGSEMFGVRDKEDVTAAQGVLSRLAGLYHKETGRVPLRFELTMAAGEPVTLTAQDGDGNSARAQGEPPQQARTAPTDLAKASAALEKTGGTPFFAEKIEAKLEDGLMAPVSQLNALRREVLEQITGLRGKTVPHAFQPQPIPPLGSAPSGGESALRVVVSRINQLVTAVWEKADQVIIPAELAAELSPQQLEGYSAKIMVALPRISFEGHERLRELLVRVKETGITHAWVGNLGSVRLAQELGFVLHGGYSLNITNRLSAGEYAAMGLADTEASFELELPAAKRLGSVLPVGILAYGRLPLMTTRNCPVGVNTGCAACGKSWKTITDRTGRQFPVDCEWGCSVIYNCLPLWLADRSQELEGFAFLTLVFTDESPRRCGEVLSDYRSGGAPQGEITRGLYYRRVL, from the coding sequence ATGAGAAAAATGGAAATTTTAGCACCTGCCGGGGGGATGGAAAGCCTCACGGCCGGTGTTTTATGTGGTGCCGATGCCGTTTATCTGGGCGGCAAAGGCTTTAATGCACGGCGTGGAGCCCAGAATTTTGATGGGGACGAGCTGGCGCAGGCTGTATCCTTTTGCCATGTTCGGGGTGTCAAGGTTTATCTTGCCCTGAATACCTTGGTTTTTGACCGGGAGCTTAACGGCCTGTTGGAAGCGATTGAGGAAGCCTGCGCCCTTGGGGTGGACGGGCTGATTGTGCAGGATTTGGCGGTGGCGGCGCTGGTTCGCAAAGTGGCCCCCACCCTGCCGCTTCACGCCTCCACCCAGATGGCGGTGCACAATTTGGATGGGGTTAAAAAGCTGGAGGAGCTGGGCTTTGTCCGGGCTGTTCTGGCCAGAGAGCTTTCCGCCCGGGAAATTGCGGCCATTTCGGCAGGCAGCCCCATGGAGCTGGAATGCTTTGTCCACGGCGCTCTTTGCATGAGTGTTTCCGGCCAGTGCTATATGAGCAGTATGATCGGTGGGCGCAGTGGTAACCGGGGTCTTTGTGCCCAGCCCTGCCGCCTGCCTTTTGCGGCCGGGAACAGCAGCCACGCTCTTTCACTCAAGGATTTATCGCTGGTGGAAAAGTTGGAATCCATAAAAGAGGCCGGTGTGGTTTCCCTGAAAATCGAAGGCCGTATGAAGAGGCCGGAATATGTAGCCGCCGCTGTTACCGCCTGCCGTGAGGCGCTGGAGGGCAAACGCCCCGATGTAGAAAGCCTGCGGGCGGTCTTTTCCCGCACCGGCTTTACCAGCAGCTATCTGGATGGCAAACTAGGCAGTGAAATGTTCGGTGTTCGGGATAAAGAGGATGTAACGGCGGCGCAGGGAGTGCTTTCCCGGCTGGCCGGTCTTTATCACAAGGAAACCGGGCGGGTGCCCCTGCGGTTTGAGCTGACCATGGCTGCGGGCGAGCCGGTAACCCTCACCGCACAGGATGGGGATGGCAACAGTGCCCGGGCGCAGGGCGAGCCGCCCCAGCAGGCACGCACCGCCCCCACCGATCTGGCGAAGGCCTCTGCCGCACTGGAAAAAACAGGGGGAACCCCCTTCTTTGCAGAAAAAATTGAAGCCAAACTGGAAGATGGCCTTATGGCGCCGGTTTCCCAGCTCAATGCCTTGCGCCGGGAGGTTCTTGAGCAAATCACCGGCCTGCGTGGGAAAACTGTGCCCCATGCCTTTCAGCCTCAGCCCATTCCTCCTTTGGGGTCTGCCCCGTCTGGGGGAGAATCTGCCCTGCGGGTGGTTGTCAGCCGTATCAACCAGCTGGTTACTGCTGTGTGGGAAAAGGCAGATCAGGTCATTATACCGGCTGAACTGGCGGCGGAGCTATCCCCCCAGCAGCTTGAAGGATACAGCGCCAAAATCATGGTTGCCCTGCCCCGCATCTCCTTTGAAGGACATGAGCGCCTCCGGGAACTGCTGGTTCGGGTGAAAGAGACCGGGATAACCCATGCTTGGGTGGGCAATCTGGGCAGCGTTCGGCTGGCGCAGGAGCTGGGCTTTGTTTTGCACGGCGGGTATTCCCTCAACATCACCAACCGGCTTTCTGCCGGTGAATATGCGGCTATGGGCCTGGCGGATACAGAAGCCTCTTTCGAGCTGGAACTGCCCGCCGCCAAAAGGCTGGGGAGTGTTTTGCCGGTCGGCATACTGGCCTATGGCCGCCTGCCCCTCATGACCACCCGCAATTGCCCGGTGGGGGTGAACACAGGCTGTGCTGCCTGCGGCAAAAGCTGGAAAACCATTACCGACCGCACCGGACGCCAGTTCCCCGTTGACTGCGAATGGGGCTGCTCGGTGATTTACAACTGCCTGCCCCTTTGGCTGGCCGACCGCTCTCAGGAGTTGGAGGGCTTTGCCTTCCTTACTCTTGTTTTTACCGATGAATCCCCCCGGCGTTGTGGAGAGGTTCTCTCCGATTACCGCTCGGGTGGTGCGCCACAGGGTGAAATCACCCGGGGGCTTTACTACCGGCGGGTTCTGTAA
- a CDS encoding cell division protein ZapA → MSEINRVTVYIQGAEYPITTSEEPKYVVELATELNEQLSRVMQSNRRLGLTEALVLLNLNYQDLYRKAKGDTDRIRDQLAEYLEEASRARMEAEDARKEIARLERLLGNKKGSR, encoded by the coding sequence ATGAGCGAAATCAATCGTGTTACCGTTTATATACAAGGGGCGGAATATCCCATTACCACCTCAGAGGAACCAAAATATGTGGTGGAGCTGGCCACCGAACTCAATGAGCAGCTGAGCCGGGTGATGCAGAGCAATCGGCGGTTGGGCCTTACAGAGGCGCTGGTTCTGCTGAACCTGAATTATCAGGATCTTTACCGCAAGGCGAAAGGGGATACCGACCGCATTCGGGATCAACTGGCGGAATATCTGGAGGAGGCTTCCCGTGCCCGCATGGAGGCAGAGGATGCCCGCAAGGAAATAGCCCGTTTGGAAAGACTGTTGGGCAATAAGAAGGGTTCCCGCTGA